The Rhizobium sp. BT03 genome has a window encoding:
- a CDS encoding cytochrome b N-terminal domain-containing protein, producing MSGHSSYEPSTGFEKWVDARLPLPRMVYDSFIAYPVPRNLNYAYTFGAMLSVMLIVQILTGVVLAMHYAADTVIAFNSVEKIMRDVNHGWLLRYMHANGASFFFVAVYLHIARGLYYGSYKAPREILWILGVVIYLLMMATGFMGYVLPWGQMSFWGATVITGFFSAFPMVGEWIQQFLLGGFAVDQPTLNRFFSLHYLLPFMIAGVVVLHIWALHVTGQTNPTGIEVKTKTDTVRFTPYATMKDALGVSVFLLVYAYFVFYMPNFLGHADNYIPADPLKTPAHIVPEWYFLPFYAMLRSITFNIGPIDSKLGGVLVMFGAIIVLFFLPWLDTSKVRSAVYRPWYKVFYWLFVINAIILGWLGSQPAEGDFVWISQVCTLLYFAFFLVAMPVLGLVETPRRIPNSITEAVLEKRNKTAAASAAANA from the coding sequence ATGAGTGGCCATTCCAGCTACGAACCATCAACCGGCTTCGAGAAATGGGTCGATGCGCGCCTGCCTTTGCCGCGCATGGTCTATGACAGCTTCATCGCATATCCGGTTCCGAGAAACCTGAACTATGCCTATACCTTCGGCGCCATGCTCTCCGTCATGCTGATCGTGCAGATCCTGACGGGCGTCGTGCTCGCCATGCACTACGCAGCCGACACGGTGATTGCCTTCAATTCCGTCGAAAAGATCATGCGCGACGTCAACCACGGCTGGCTGCTGCGCTATATGCATGCCAACGGCGCCTCCTTCTTCTTCGTCGCCGTTTACCTGCACATTGCCCGCGGCCTCTATTACGGTTCCTACAAAGCGCCGCGCGAAATCCTCTGGATTCTCGGCGTCGTCATCTACCTGCTGATGATGGCGACCGGCTTCATGGGCTATGTTCTTCCCTGGGGCCAGATGTCCTTCTGGGGTGCGACCGTCATCACCGGTTTCTTCTCGGCCTTCCCGATGGTCGGCGAATGGATCCAGCAGTTCCTGCTCGGCGGCTTCGCCGTCGATCAGCCGACGCTGAACCGCTTCTTCTCGCTGCATTACCTGCTGCCCTTCATGATCGCCGGCGTCGTCGTCCTGCACATCTGGGCGCTGCACGTCACCGGCCAGACGAACCCGACCGGCATCGAGGTCAAGACCAAGACGGACACGGTGCGCTTCACGCCCTATGCGACCATGAAGGATGCGCTCGGCGTATCGGTCTTCCTGCTGGTCTATGCCTATTTCGTCTTCTATATGCCGAACTTCCTCGGCCATGCCGACAACTACATCCCGGCCGACCCGCTGAAGACGCCGGCCCACATCGTTCCGGAATGGTACTTCCTGCCGTTCTACGCGATGCTGCGTTCGATCACCTTCAACATCGGCCCGATCGACTCCAAGCTCGGCGGCGTGCTGGTGATGTTCGGTGCGATCATCGTGCTGTTCTTCCTGCCCTGGCTCGACACTTCCAAGGTTCGCTCCGCGGTCTACCGTCCCTGGTACAAGGTGTTCTACTGGCTGTTCGTGATCAACGCGATCATCCTCGGCTGGCTCGGCTCGCAGCCGGCGGAAGGCGATTTCGTCTGGATCTCTCAGGTCTGCACGCTCCTCTACTTCGCCTTCTTCCTGGTTGCTATGCCGGTGCTCGGCCTGGTCGAGACGCCGCGCCGCATCCCGAACTCGATCACCGAAGCGGTGCTCGAGAAGCGCAACAAGACAGCTGCCGCCAGTGCAGCGGCCAATGCATAA